The following coding sequences lie in one Halomonas sp. 'Soap Lake #6' genomic window:
- a CDS encoding class I adenylate-forming enzyme family protein, whose protein sequence is MALSVSYQAPDETIFGRLASELVAELPDRLSTRVLENAKRIGDLPAIVDGNVRWNYAELGHEIQAACGWLKALGLRPGDRMMTVSENCRALVVLLLAASELDVWVAIVNSRLSAQEIDLIQSNCLPRRVFYTCDASPEACQHAARSAADRYQHPQLGDLAISPLYDSEPELVYASGAEQVAAMIYTSGTTGIPKGVMLTHRGILYIASISGGMRHLSQGQRVYGVLPMSHIFGLSSVCMGSLYNGACLYTVPRFDAELMLVTLKQERISVLQGVPAMYARTLEFLKREQRSLEAPELIYISAGGSPLDSDTKMRVEAAFGLTLHNGYGLTEASPTISQTRINDCHTNSTVGRVLPLLEYRLEPLSDRGASEQLSEEVGELWVRGPNIMKGYFHQPEATRAALTEDGWLNTGDIAKFDDDGHLYIVGRSKELIIRSGFNIYPPDVEAVINEHPAVTLTAVVGRQVSGNEEVVAFVQSEPGVELDVAELKAFIAERLAPYKRPSHIVLMDTLPSTASGKILKGRLRDLAQQESAS, encoded by the coding sequence ATGGCTTTGTCGGTCTCTTATCAAGCGCCGGATGAAACTATTTTTGGCCGCCTTGCCAGCGAGCTGGTGGCAGAGCTTCCTGATCGGCTCAGCACCCGCGTGCTTGAAAATGCTAAACGTATTGGTGATCTGCCCGCCATTGTGGATGGCAATGTACGCTGGAACTACGCAGAGCTTGGTCACGAAATACAGGCTGCCTGTGGCTGGTTAAAAGCGTTAGGACTCCGTCCGGGTGACCGGATGATGACGGTGAGCGAGAACTGCCGTGCCCTAGTAGTTTTGCTGCTTGCCGCCAGTGAACTTGATGTATGGGTGGCGATTGTAAATTCGCGTCTCTCTGCCCAGGAAATTGACCTGATTCAGAGCAACTGCCTACCTCGGAGAGTATTTTATACATGTGATGCCTCGCCAGAGGCGTGCCAACACGCTGCGCGCAGCGCTGCTGACCGCTACCAGCACCCTCAATTGGGTGATCTGGCTATTTCACCGCTTTATGACAGCGAACCTGAGCTGGTATACGCAAGCGGTGCCGAACAGGTAGCAGCGATGATTTATACCTCAGGCACCACTGGCATCCCAAAAGGCGTCATGTTGACCCATCGTGGCATTCTTTATATTGCCTCAATTTCGGGTGGTATGCGCCACTTGAGTCAGGGCCAGAGAGTTTACGGTGTTCTGCCAATGTCCCACATTTTTGGCCTTTCCTCGGTTTGCATGGGGTCGCTGTATAACGGCGCATGCCTGTATACCGTGCCGCGTTTTGATGCAGAACTCATGCTAGTAACGCTCAAGCAGGAACGGATTAGCGTGCTTCAAGGTGTTCCAGCTATGTATGCCCGTACGCTGGAGTTTTTAAAGCGCGAGCAGCGTTCATTGGAAGCGCCCGAGCTGATTTATATATCAGCGGGCGGTTCGCCGCTAGATAGTGATACTAAAATGCGTGTAGAGGCGGCCTTTGGTTTAACGCTTCACAACGGCTATGGATTAACTGAGGCTAGTCCCACCATCAGCCAAACGCGCATTAATGATTGCCATACCAATAGTACTGTAGGCCGAGTGTTGCCTTTGCTGGAGTACCGGCTGGAGCCACTTAGTGATCGTGGAGCCAGTGAGCAACTTAGTGAAGAAGTCGGAGAGTTATGGGTACGTGGTCCTAATATTATGAAAGGCTACTTTCACCAGCCAGAAGCCACACGTGCCGCACTCACCGAAGACGGCTGGCTTAATACCGGCGATATCGCCAAATTTGATGACGATGGTCACCTGTATATCGTTGGACGTAGCAAAGAGCTAATCATTCGCTCGGGCTTCAATATCTATCCGCCGGATGTAGAGGCGGTTATTAATGAGCATCCGGCGGTCACGTTAACTGCCGTGGTGGGGCGCCAAGTGTCAGGTAATGAAGAAGTCGTGGCATTTGTGCAAAGTGAGCCTGGTGTTGAGTTGGATGTAGCGGAGCTCAAGGCGTTTATTGCCGAGCGGCTGGCGCCCTATAAACGGCCGAGCCATATAGTGTTAATGGACACACTACCTTCAACAGCTAGCGGCAAAATTCTTAAAGGACGGCTGCGGGATTTAGCTCAGCAGGAGAGCGCCTCATGA
- a CDS encoding ABC transporter permease, with protein sequence MPDEWLTVEGGNVAFQGKWTLDNFHALKSALSQQGELSSKKNISLNGIERLDTAGAALIIEFIGIERAKQVPEWASDLPKEQQALLVRIAEAMEVPLDISPRTRHSITDALANIGQKMSDLWSQQRQLLAFIGLVLATLIPLLLRPHRWRFTATVAHIQQSGLNAVPIVALLTFMVGAVVAFLGATVLEDFGATIYTIDLVAFSFLREFGVLLAAILLAGRTASAFTAQLGAMKSNEEIDALQAQGLDPIELLVLPRVIAMLISLPLLAFVGMLSGLLGGAVVASLSLDISLTQFMTTLQKDMSVTHFLVGLSKAPVFAFVIAVIGCLEGFKVSGSAQSVGAHTTSSVVQSIFMVILIDALAALFFMEMGW encoded by the coding sequence ATGCCAGACGAATGGTTAACAGTCGAAGGTGGCAATGTAGCGTTTCAGGGCAAATGGACGCTTGATAATTTCCATGCCCTAAAAAGCGCACTCAGCCAGCAGGGCGAGCTATCTTCGAAAAAAAACATATCGCTCAATGGTATTGAACGCCTTGATACCGCAGGTGCTGCACTCATCATCGAATTCATCGGCATTGAAAGAGCTAAGCAGGTACCAGAGTGGGCCAGCGATTTGCCTAAAGAGCAACAAGCTCTGCTGGTGCGGATTGCTGAGGCCATGGAAGTGCCTCTGGATATCTCCCCCCGTACACGACATAGTATTACTGATGCACTTGCCAATATTGGTCAGAAAATGTCTGACCTGTGGTCGCAACAGCGCCAACTGCTAGCTTTTATTGGTTTAGTGCTAGCCACACTTATCCCGTTGCTGCTGCGTCCCCACCGCTGGCGCTTTACCGCCACCGTTGCACACATTCAACAAAGCGGCCTAAACGCGGTCCCTATTGTTGCGCTGTTAACTTTTATGGTGGGGGCTGTAGTGGCTTTCCTCGGTGCCACGGTGCTCGAAGATTTTGGCGCCACCATTTATACCATTGATTTAGTGGCCTTCTCTTTTCTACGTGAATTTGGTGTTCTGCTTGCAGCCATCTTGCTCGCAGGCCGCACGGCCAGTGCGTTTACTGCACAGCTAGGTGCAATGAAATCCAATGAAGAAATTGATGCCCTTCAAGCCCAGGGGCTCGACCCTATTGAGCTTCTAGTGCTGCCCCGTGTGATTGCCATGTTGATCAGTCTACCGCTGCTTGCCTTTGTAGGCATGCTCAGCGGGCTGTTGGGCGGTGCTGTAGTAGCCTCGCTGTCGTTGGATATTTCTCTCACCCAGTTTATGACCACGCTGCAAAAGGACATGTCTGTTACTCACTTTCTGGTGGGGCTAAGCAAAGCCCCCGTGTTTGCCTTTGTCATCGCGGTGATTGGTTGCCTTGAAGGATTCAAAGTCAGTGGCAGTGCACAGTCAGTTGGTGCCCATACGACCTCAAGCGTTGTGCAATCAATTTTTATGGTGATTCTGATTGATGCCCTAGCTGCACTGTTCTTTATGGAGATGGGCTGGTGA
- a CDS encoding ABC transporter ATP-binding protein, whose product MTHSDKPSEQHSQPVINVRGLVNRFGANVVHENLDLTLNQGEILGVVGGSGTGKSVLLRSIVGLKRPNDGTIEVLGTRLNDLSEEQRSQVERRFGVLFQRGALFSSLNLQENIALPLIEHAKLGREEAEYLARLKLSLVGLSPNTALQFPESLSGGMVKRAALARALALDPDILFLDEPTAGLDPIGAAAFDELLVTLRDALGFSVFLVTHDLDTLYAACDRVAVLSQKKVLVTDTLARVASYDDEWIQDYFQGPRGRAAQHAHQN is encoded by the coding sequence GTGACACATTCAGATAAACCTTCAGAGCAACATAGTCAGCCAGTTATTAACGTGCGGGGATTGGTTAATCGCTTCGGCGCCAACGTCGTTCACGAAAACTTGGATTTAACCCTTAATCAAGGGGAAATCCTTGGGGTCGTAGGCGGTTCAGGAACAGGAAAATCAGTGCTGTTACGCAGTATCGTCGGCTTGAAACGACCTAATGATGGCACCATTGAAGTATTAGGTACGCGTTTAAATGACCTAAGCGAAGAGCAACGCAGTCAGGTAGAACGCCGCTTTGGCGTGCTGTTTCAGCGCGGCGCACTATTTAGCTCTTTGAATTTGCAGGAGAATATCGCTTTACCGCTAATTGAACACGCCAAGCTAGGCCGAGAGGAGGCAGAGTACCTGGCACGACTCAAATTATCGTTAGTAGGCCTTTCTCCTAACACCGCTCTACAATTTCCCGAGTCGCTCTCTGGCGGGATGGTAAAACGTGCCGCCCTGGCACGTGCTCTAGCGCTGGATCCAGACATTCTCTTTTTAGATGAGCCTACCGCTGGCCTTGATCCTATCGGCGCGGCAGCCTTTGATGAGCTGCTAGTCACTTTACGTGATGCGCTGGGCTTTAGTGTTTTCCTGGTGACTCATGACTTAGACACGCTTTATGCCGCCTGTGACAGGGTAGCAGTGCTTTCTCAAAAAAAGGTGCTTGTAACTGACACGTTAGCGCGTGTTGCGTCGTATGACGATGAATGGATACAAGACTATTTCCAAGGCCCCAGGGGCAGAGCGGCTCAACACGCTCATCAAAATTAG
- a CDS encoding MlaD family protein: protein METRAHHILIGLFTLLTGAGALLFALWMSHAAGERDYQPYQILFERSVSGLSVGGKVQYNGIEVGDVTALELNPSDPRQVIAAIRVYKDTPVKSDTRAKLAFASITGSMSVQLHGGSPESPLLMEQTDDAVPFIRSDPSPIATLFDESEVMIENINAILKSVNELFDDSNREQAGNILTNISRITDMIASQQDALDENMALFGDASRQATSTLASIDTLSQETTRLLSQDGQMVMESVAGASRDVASAAQRIEQLVNDNSSSVERALQGTRDIAPALSALRSTLNSLDRITRQLEESPRDFFLGRDQVEEFRP from the coding sequence ATGGAGACACGTGCCCATCATATACTGATCGGTCTCTTTACGCTGTTAACTGGCGCTGGCGCCCTGCTCTTTGCCTTATGGATGAGCCATGCAGCTGGTGAACGTGACTATCAGCCTTACCAGATCTTATTTGAGCGCAGCGTAAGCGGCCTCTCAGTTGGAGGCAAAGTGCAATATAACGGTATAGAGGTAGGGGATGTGACTGCTTTGGAGCTGAACCCCAGTGATCCGCGTCAGGTCATTGCTGCTATTCGTGTCTACAAAGATACCCCTGTTAAATCAGACACCCGTGCGAAGCTGGCATTTGCCAGCATTACCGGCAGCATGTCTGTTCAACTTCATGGAGGTTCTCCGGAAAGCCCTCTCTTGATGGAGCAAACCGACGATGCAGTTCCGTTTATTCGGTCCGACCCCTCACCAATCGCCACCTTGTTTGATGAAAGTGAAGTAATGATCGAAAACATCAATGCGATCTTGAAAAGCGTCAATGAGCTATTTGATGATAGTAACCGCGAACAAGCCGGTAACATCTTAACGAATATCTCTCGCATTACCGATATGATTGCTTCTCAGCAAGATGCGCTTGACGAAAATATGGCGCTATTTGGTGACGCATCGCGCCAAGCAACCTCTACCCTGGCAAGCATTGATACGCTTAGCCAGGAAACGACACGATTACTCAGCCAGGATGGTCAAATGGTGATGGAGAGCGTCGCTGGTGCCAGCCGCGATGTGGCGAGCGCTGCCCAGCGTATTGAGCAACTAGTCAACGACAATTCGAGCTCTGTAGAACGTGCGCTTCAAGGGACGAGAGATATCGCGCCAGCGCTTTCTGCCTTGCGCTCTACTTTGAATTCACTGGACCGCATTACCCGCCAGCTCGAAGAAAGCCCCAGGGACTTCTTCCTGGGCCGAGATCAGGTAGAGGAGTTCCGCCCATGA
- a CDS encoding ABC-type transport auxiliary lipoprotein family protein: MSFRLTFSPLTLTAVLLISGCSILPESEPATLYRLPASDPSIAHSSSAVSIPLRLGIATPEAGHLLSGNRIVVYPQRNVVNVYEGSRWHENAPDMLQARLISGLQQRQLFTSVGSDRLPNDLLLLSELRHFQSEYDTTPPSINLQLDVQLVGTHDRQPIVAKSFATRAQASSVEIPDVVDAFGQASDVLTEQLAVWLLEQSSGL, from the coding sequence ATGAGCTTTCGTCTTACATTTAGTCCCCTAACACTGACGGCGGTGTTACTCATTAGTGGCTGCTCGATACTGCCTGAAAGTGAGCCAGCCACCCTGTATCGCCTACCTGCATCAGATCCCTCTATTGCTCACTCTTCTAGTGCTGTTTCGATTCCCTTAAGACTCGGAATTGCCACCCCCGAGGCAGGCCACTTGCTGAGCGGCAACCGCATTGTGGTTTATCCCCAGCGTAACGTGGTCAATGTATACGAAGGTTCACGCTGGCATGAAAACGCCCCAGACATGCTGCAAGCCCGCCTCATATCAGGTTTGCAGCAGCGCCAGCTATTTACCAGCGTGGGCAGTGATCGCCTGCCTAATGACCTACTGCTACTTAGTGAGTTGCGTCACTTTCAAAGCGAGTATGACACCACCCCTCCCAGCATTAACCTTCAATTAGACGTACAGCTGGTAGGTACTCACGATCGTCAGCCAATAGTGGCAAAAAGCTTCGCTACCCGCGCCCAGGCAAGTAGCGTCGAGATTCCTGACGTAGTTGATGCCTTTGGCCAAGCAAGTGACGTACTAACCGAGCAGCTGGCAGTATGGTTACTAGAGCAATCAAGTGGCTTGTGA
- a CDS encoding protein kinase domain-containing protein: protein MSQAPLQQFYIPEEQSVYLLSHHDARKLKDWVALCQTQLTQLGYTDIELIGKGAYGFVFAGSALAQGAPAHYVFKFSRITLPMHLQERLEEEAFMLDQVAHPRIPKLVAYQRARGQSILVMERAPGWNLEQVSLKEGKLSPRLIIRIATQLADILTVLRREAGPNARPVVHGDIKPSNLVFDPSTEQVALIDWGSSVFAQLDEKLQFVGANVMELMSDNLQQTNARLGDVYFIGDEQLNGALSSPRFDEQGVAGTLYALASAQSCRFGHRAIPASSLGLPMEFARTLDGMLDPDPQVRRRAGDYFLRVMPRLEKTVMIDLPVARHPPLVPVWGRPTRQEIDTVVYSSRKAFLREANAEETLNDVNDVQLDRYYKQFMQGMGETEKAFLASVSRLGKYPVVGGLAVRWEREGVYIDSSLNLHDPELKPAFIEAVNNMVHLARAIHRQGIFKSCLFNARQTLHIERLSAEHSFHCESNMAISYELSAMPEMEDRTRQHSYFEDGPDPEELLALPESIIQILQQLNDIHHTGMIIFEALPKHLKIHSYYRLLDPGREQEFCSLLARMLDSVSQIEGLGVSGFMKMPYKDTRFFTHLERQPEHYYPKDPRAYLRKHLTQAPISGSQAT from the coding sequence ATGTCTCAGGCACCGCTTCAGCAGTTCTACATACCAGAAGAGCAGTCGGTATATCTGCTAAGCCATCACGATGCTCGTAAGCTCAAGGATTGGGTGGCGCTGTGTCAAACACAGCTCACCCAACTGGGCTACACGGACATTGAACTGATAGGTAAAGGTGCCTACGGCTTTGTGTTTGCGGGCAGTGCACTGGCTCAAGGTGCCCCGGCTCATTACGTATTTAAGTTCTCGCGTATTACTTTGCCAATGCACCTGCAAGAGCGCCTTGAAGAAGAAGCATTCATGCTTGACCAGGTGGCACATCCACGTATTCCTAAGTTGGTAGCCTACCAGCGTGCTAGAGGTCAATCCATTCTGGTAATGGAGCGTGCGCCTGGCTGGAATCTAGAGCAGGTATCCCTTAAAGAGGGAAAACTTTCCCCCCGCTTAATTATCCGCATTGCCACTCAACTAGCGGATATCCTTACCGTGCTGCGCCGTGAAGCAGGCCCCAATGCCCGACCCGTTGTGCATGGTGATATCAAACCTTCCAATTTGGTGTTTGACCCCTCCACTGAGCAAGTTGCGCTGATTGATTGGGGGTCATCTGTATTTGCCCAGTTGGATGAAAAGCTGCAGTTTGTAGGCGCTAATGTGATGGAGCTAATGTCCGATAATTTGCAGCAAACCAATGCACGTCTTGGGGATGTGTACTTTATTGGTGATGAGCAGCTCAATGGTGCGCTTTCATCACCACGCTTTGATGAGCAGGGCGTAGCGGGAACACTCTATGCGTTGGCATCTGCCCAATCCTGCAGGTTTGGCCACCGTGCGATTCCCGCCAGCTCTCTAGGGTTGCCGATGGAGTTTGCTCGAACCCTGGATGGCATGTTGGATCCAGACCCACAGGTGCGTCGCCGTGCGGGCGACTATTTTTTGCGTGTTATGCCGCGCCTGGAAAAGACAGTCATGATTGATCTGCCCGTGGCTCGACATCCTCCCTTGGTGCCGGTTTGGGGACGGCCTACGCGTCAAGAAATAGATACTGTGGTGTATAGCTCGCGCAAAGCATTCTTGCGTGAGGCAAATGCTGAAGAGACTTTAAACGACGTTAATGACGTGCAGTTAGACCGCTATTATAAGCAGTTCATGCAGGGCATGGGGGAAACCGAAAAAGCGTTTCTGGCATCGGTGAGCCGTTTGGGTAAATATCCAGTGGTGGGTGGTTTGGCAGTTCGCTGGGAGCGAGAAGGGGTCTATATCGACTCTTCCTTAAATCTACACGATCCAGAGCTAAAGCCAGCCTTTATTGAGGCTGTAAATAACATGGTGCATCTGGCCCGTGCTATCCACCGTCAGGGGATTTTCAAAAGCTGCCTGTTTAATGCCCGCCAAACCCTCCACATAGAGCGCCTAAGTGCGGAGCACTCGTTTCACTGCGAGTCTAATATGGCGATTAGTTATGAGCTAAGCGCGATGCCTGAAATGGAAGACCGTACTCGTCAGCACAGCTACTTTGAGGATGGCCCTGACCCAGAAGAGCTGCTAGCGCTTCCTGAAAGCATCATTCAGATACTGCAGCAACTTAATGATATTCACCATACCGGCATGATTATCTTCGAAGCACTGCCTAAGCACCTTAAGATTCACAGCTATTACCGGCTACTTGACCCCGGTCGGGAGCAAGAGTTTTGCAGTTTGCTGGCGCGCATGCTGGACTCGGTTAGCCAAATCGAAGGGCTGGGCGTGTCTGGATTTATGAAAATGCCCTATAAAGATACGCGCTTTTTCACTCACCTGGAACGCCAGCCAGAGCACTATTATCCCAAAGACCCCCGGGCCTATTTGCGCAAGCACCTTACGCAAGCACCTATAAGTGGCTCACAAGCCACTTGA
- a CDS encoding 2-oxo acid dehydrogenase subunit E2 — MSDFLLPDIGEGIVECEVVEWRVAEGDHIEEDQPIVEVMTDKALVEITAPESGVVTKLYVPQGQIAKVHAPLYAYQVENEVGQDSDADIAEVSNVTEQAQSSLKPTETSSPHAASSVAVDNKVKVPASPAVRRLVREHNLQLTDIAGSGKDGRVLKEDVLAHLDHAEPVPTPVSHTSGQPVTRIEPQAPRVEPLRGVRAVMAKRMVEAASTIPHFHYGEEIDVTDLLALRERLKPLVEAQGERLTLMPFFMKAMALAVAQVPIVNAQLNAAGDELHYFPQCNIGMAVDSKAGLLVPNVKGVEQLTLLDIAREVGRLTTSAREGRVDQADLKGGTISISNIGALGGTYAAPIINAPEAAIVAIGKTQWLPRFDVQGEVQRRAIMTITWAGDHRFIDGGTIARFCNAWKGFLEAPETMLLHLG, encoded by the coding sequence ATGAGTGATTTTTTACTGCCGGATATCGGTGAAGGTATCGTTGAGTGTGAAGTGGTTGAATGGCGCGTCGCAGAAGGCGACCACATTGAAGAGGATCAGCCTATCGTTGAGGTGATGACCGATAAGGCGTTGGTTGAAATCACCGCCCCTGAGTCAGGAGTAGTCACTAAGCTCTACGTTCCTCAGGGGCAAATTGCCAAGGTACATGCGCCATTGTATGCCTACCAGGTAGAAAATGAGGTAGGGCAGGATAGCGATGCTGATATCGCTGAAGTATCCAATGTAACTGAACAAGCCCAATCATCGCTCAAGCCTACTGAAACATCGTCTCCACACGCTGCATCTAGCGTGGCCGTAGATAATAAAGTTAAAGTGCCCGCCAGCCCTGCGGTGCGACGCCTTGTACGCGAGCATAATCTGCAGTTAACCGATATTGCTGGCAGCGGTAAAGATGGCCGGGTATTAAAAGAGGACGTACTGGCGCATCTTGACCATGCGGAGCCAGTGCCAACACCCGTAAGTCATACCAGCGGACAGCCTGTAACGCGAATCGAACCGCAGGCGCCTAGGGTTGAGCCTCTCCGCGGCGTGCGTGCTGTGATGGCTAAGCGGATGGTCGAAGCAGCAAGCACTATTCCGCACTTCCACTACGGTGAGGAAATTGATGTCACAGACCTGCTAGCACTACGCGAGCGCTTGAAACCGCTAGTAGAAGCTCAGGGTGAGCGCTTGACGTTGATGCCCTTTTTTATGAAAGCGATGGCGCTTGCTGTTGCTCAAGTCCCTATTGTGAATGCTCAACTGAATGCAGCAGGGGATGAGCTTCACTATTTCCCCCAGTGTAATATTGGGATGGCAGTAGACAGTAAAGCGGGTCTGCTGGTGCCTAATGTAAAAGGCGTTGAGCAACTGACGTTACTCGATATTGCCCGTGAAGTGGGGCGGTTAACCACCTCCGCTCGGGAGGGGCGTGTAGATCAAGCAGATCTCAAAGGCGGCACGATCAGCATTTCCAATATTGGGGCGCTTGGTGGCACCTATGCGGCACCGATTATCAATGCCCCAGAAGCGGCAATTGTCGCTATTGGTAAAACCCAGTGGCTGCCACGCTTTGATGTGCAGGGGGAGGTGCAGCGTCGTGCGATCATGACGATTACCTGGGCAGGAGACCACCGCTTTATTGATGGCGGCACTATCGCGCGTTTCTGCAATGCCTGGAAAGGCTTTTTAGAAGCGCCAGAAACTATGCTGCTGCACTTGGGCTAG
- a CDS encoding alpha-ketoacid dehydrogenase subunit beta, whose amino-acid sequence MPTMNMLQAINNALDIAMAEDEKVICFGEDVGVFGGVFRATSHLQEKYGKARCFNTPLVEQGIIGFANGLAAQGSVPVAEIQFADYIFPAFDQIVNETAKFRYRSGDLFNVGGLTIRTPYGGGIAGGLYHSQSPEAYFTHTPGLKVVVPRNPYQAKGLLLAAIRDPDPVLYLEPKRLYRAAVGDVPEEDYQLPIGEAEVIKEGSDITLVGWGAQMEVIGKAAELAEEQGIACEVIDLRTLLPWDADTVAESVFKTGRLIVSHEAPLTGGFAGEIAATIQERCFLYLESPISRVTGLDTPFPLVLEKEYLPDHLKIFEAIRESVNF is encoded by the coding sequence ATGCCTACTATGAATATGTTGCAGGCGATTAATAATGCCCTCGATATCGCCATGGCCGAAGATGAGAAAGTCATCTGCTTCGGTGAAGACGTGGGGGTGTTTGGTGGTGTATTTCGCGCTACCAGCCATTTACAGGAAAAATACGGCAAAGCACGCTGCTTTAATACGCCGTTGGTAGAGCAAGGCATAATCGGCTTTGCCAACGGCTTGGCAGCACAAGGTTCGGTACCTGTTGCTGAAATTCAGTTTGCCGATTACATCTTCCCTGCCTTTGACCAAATCGTTAACGAAACAGCCAAATTCCGCTATCGCTCAGGTGATTTGTTTAACGTAGGTGGTTTAACTATCCGTACGCCCTATGGCGGTGGAATTGCAGGTGGCCTCTATCACTCCCAGTCACCAGAAGCTTATTTCACCCATACCCCGGGCTTAAAGGTTGTCGTGCCCCGTAACCCTTATCAAGCTAAGGGACTGCTCCTGGCGGCTATTCGTGATCCAGATCCGGTGCTTTATCTTGAACCTAAACGGCTCTACCGTGCTGCAGTAGGTGATGTCCCTGAGGAGGACTACCAACTGCCGATTGGCGAGGCTGAGGTCATCAAAGAGGGCAGCGATATCACACTGGTAGGCTGGGGCGCTCAAATGGAAGTCATTGGCAAAGCTGCTGAGCTTGCCGAAGAGCAGGGCATTGCTTGCGAAGTTATTGATTTACGCACGCTGCTGCCATGGGATGCGGATACAGTAGCTGAATCAGTGTTTAAAACCGGACGTCTGATTGTTAGCCATGAAGCTCCTTTAACTGGTGGCTTTGCCGGTGAAATCGCAGCGACAATTCAAGAGCGCTGTTTTCTCTATCTGGAATCGCCGATTAGTCGGGTAACCGGGCTAGATACCCCTTTTCCATTAGTGCTGGAAAAAGAGTATCTGCCCGATCATCTGAAAATTTTTGAAGCGATTCGCGAAAGCGTGAACTTTTAG
- a CDS encoding thiamine pyrophosphate-dependent dehydrogenase E1 component subunit alpha: MTEYVHQPRFMTGDEFSIDTFCLLNPEGELYQGASEPALERDHARRLYQAMLATRILDERMMAAQRQGRLSFYMQCTGEEAAVVGAAAALDDADMIMAQYREQGALMYRGFSIDEFMNQLFGNELDYGKGRQMPIHYGSRKLHYMTISSPLATQIPQATGYAYGQKLAGDGHCTLTFFGEGAASEGDFHAALNMASVHQVPVIFFCRNNGYAISTPSTEQFAADGIAPRAFGYHMHVIRVDGNDALAVFEATTQARKIAVEQNQPVLIEAMSYRLAAHSSSDDPSGYRSKDEEEVWRAKDPLLRLQKWLVKKGWWSDEEEASQQETLRREVLDTMKRAEKRSSPPLDSLISDVYADVTPALQRQLDQLKRHIRRYPDAYPKGAKSLDLDVDPANHSQGEV; this comes from the coding sequence ATGACCGAGTACGTACATCAGCCGCGCTTTATGACCGGCGACGAGTTTTCAATAGATACCTTTTGCTTGCTTAACCCAGAGGGTGAGCTTTATCAAGGTGCTAGTGAACCAGCGTTAGAACGTGATCATGCTAGACGGCTCTATCAGGCTATGCTGGCAACTCGCATCCTCGATGAGCGCATGATGGCTGCCCAACGCCAGGGGCGGCTAAGTTTTTACATGCAGTGTACAGGTGAAGAAGCCGCGGTTGTTGGGGCGGCAGCAGCGTTAGATGACGCGGACATGATTATGGCGCAATACCGTGAGCAGGGCGCCTTGATGTACCGTGGCTTCTCTATTGATGAGTTCATGAACCAGCTGTTCGGTAATGAGCTGGATTATGGCAAAGGCCGTCAAATGCCGATCCACTATGGCTCGCGCAAGCTGCACTACATGACCATTTCATCCCCTCTTGCGACCCAGATCCCTCAGGCTACAGGCTACGCATATGGTCAAAAGTTGGCCGGTGATGGGCACTGTACGCTGACATTTTTTGGCGAAGGTGCCGCCTCTGAAGGGGATTTCCATGCCGCCCTGAATATGGCCTCAGTCCATCAAGTACCGGTGATTTTTTTCTGTCGCAACAATGGCTACGCCATTTCAACACCATCCACTGAGCAGTTTGCCGCAGATGGTATCGCACCGAGAGCATTTGGCTACCACATGCACGTAATCCGGGTAGATGGCAATGATGCGCTAGCGGTATTTGAGGCGACGACACAAGCCCGCAAAATTGCCGTAGAGCAGAATCAACCCGTACTGATCGAAGCAATGTCCTACCGACTCGCTGCTCACTCTTCATCCGATGACCCCTCAGGCTATCGTTCGAAGGATGAGGAAGAGGTATGGCGAGCTAAGGATCCGCTACTGCGTTTACAAAAGTGGTTGGTGAAAAAGGGCTGGTGGAGTGATGAGGAAGAAGCCAGCCAGCAAGAAACTCTGCGTCGAGAGGTTCTTGACACGATGAAGCGAGCAGAAAAACGCTCTTCTCCGCCACTGGACTCGCTAATTAGCGATGTCTACGCCGATGTTACCCCTGCTTTACAGCGTCAGCTAGATCAGCTCAAGCGTCATATTCGACGCTATCCAGATGCGTACCCAAAAGGTGCTAAGTCTCTCGACTTGGATGTTGATCCGGCCAATCACTCTCAGGGGGAAGTGTAA